Part of the Subtercola frigoramans genome, AGAGTGCTGGCGATGGACTGCTGCACCTCCGTTGCGTGGAGGCGGCGCTCTTCGTGCAGGGGCTCCGTGCCCTCAAGTGCGCGCCGCGCGGCGGCGGCGGCAACGGCCATTCCGTGCTCGTCGGCCTGGGCGATCTTGGCCAGAAGATACGGAGGAACAATTGAATGCTTCATGGAGAGACCCTAAGGCAGGCCGCCGACAGTGTCACGGAACTCGGTTCTCCACGCGCCAGACGAATTTCAGCGCTGACCAATCGGAGTCGAGAGCGGCCACCTTCACGTCGACAATGCCGAAGGTGAGCGCGGCTTCGCGGATCACGCTGTCGCCGAGGTCACTTGTGTGACCGGCTGCCTTGCGGGGCCAGGCGATCCACAGCGCTCCGGCGGGGAAGATGCTCGTTGAGAGTGCCGGCAGCCGATCGGGTAGTTCGGTGGCATGCCTGAAGAACGAAACGACCAGGTCGGCAGGAACGGGAACGCGCACTGATTGCAGGCCGGGCGGAGGAGAATCGAGCATCCAGCCGGGAGGTGCTTCGTCGAGGCAGACTCGCATCGCTGGTTTGAGTCCGAGCTTGCGTGCTTGGGGTGTGAGGGAGTAGCCGGCCTGGGCAGAAGGGGCATCGTCCGCGTACATGGGTCGATTGTAGGGGACGCACCGGCCGTGCTGATGCAGTTGAATGGATCGGTGAGTTCACCCTTGATTGCCCGACTGCGCCGAGACCTGATCACCTCCTCGTTCACCGTTGAGACTGTGGGGGAGCTGTGGGGGGAGGAGGCGGCCGCAGCGCTCTTTCGAGGGCAGAGGTTGCCAGCCGTTCGGGCGCTGCGTCGGCGCCGGGTCGACGGTGTTGTGCAGTCGAAGGCGGAGACGCTGGCCGCGGTGTTCGTTCTGAACGTTCCGGTCTCGCGCGAGCAATTGGATGATGCTCTTCCGCAGCTCGGATCCCGGGGTGCTGAGCAGCTGGGCTTGGTGGGTCCTGCGTCTGGCCAGTCGGCGCCCGGCGACCATGCCTTCGTGTCAGCGCGGCTCGACCTTCGTCCATACAGTTTTGTCGACAACTTCGGGGCGGGGAGCTGGTGGATCGTCTCGGATCTGGGGGAGACGGCGCTCGGGCGG contains:
- a CDS encoding DUF3052 family protein, translating into MYADDAPSAQAGYSLTPQARKLGLKPAMRVCLDEAPPGWMLDSPPPGLQSVRVPVPADLVVSFFRHATELPDRLPALSTSIFPAGALWIAWPRKAAGHTSDLGDSVIREAALTFGIVDVKVAALDSDWSALKFVWRVENRVP